From the Spiroplasma chrysopicola DF-1 genome, one window contains:
- a CDS encoding DHH family phosphoesterase, with product MEKTKALILEKIKNHNKIICLRHVSPDGDAYGSAFGLAQFIKDNYPTKKVLVDGQPNPYLNFLATPDIVHNQDYEGALIIITDTANEERIDSPYWKLGKTVIKIDHHPNKTSFGDIQWVEDERVSASEMVAELLFESNLTISPQTAKLLLTGIITDSNRYMYKKTSSQTLMLASQLLAKGVDAQAIYQNLYNETWHDAKLKNYLFAKIEYASLGIAYIKVNHDMLVEHKMEYEQVKSWVNLMSSIKEFKIWVIFVENKAENYINVSIRSSKYIINEVAEKHHGGGHQLAAGAKIYQWDDVKKVIKDLEEVIRDNKII from the coding sequence ATGGAAAAAACAAAAGCTTTAATTTTAGAAAAAATTAAGAACCATAATAAAATTATTTGTTTACGACATGTTTCCCCAGATGGCGATGCATATGGGTCAGCCTTTGGTTTAGCTCAGTTTATTAAGGATAATTATCCAACGAAAAAAGTCCTTGTTGATGGCCAACCAAACCCATACTTAAACTTTTTAGCAACTCCTGATATTGTTCACAATCAAGATTATGAAGGAGCTTTAATTATTATTACTGATACGGCAAATGAAGAACGCATTGATAGCCCATATTGAAAGTTAGGGAAAACAGTTATTAAAATTGACCATCACCCAAATAAAACTTCATTTGGTGATATTCAATGAGTGGAAGACGAACGAGTTTCCGCTTCGGAAATGGTGGCAGAATTATTATTCGAATCAAATTTAACAATATCACCACAAACAGCAAAATTATTATTAACCGGAATTATTACCGATTCAAATCGTTATATGTACAAAAAAACCTCATCACAAACATTAATGTTAGCATCACAGTTACTAGCAAAAGGGGTTGATGCTCAGGCGATTTATCAAAACTTATATAATGAAACATGACATGATGCAAAATTAAAAAATTATTTGTTTGCAAAAATTGAATATGCTTCATTAGGGATTGCCTATATTAAAGTTAATCATGATATGCTAGTTGAACATAAAATGGAATATGAACAAGTTAAATCGTGAGTTAATTTAATGAGTAGTATTAAAGAATTTAAAATTTGGGTCATATTTGTTGAAAATAAAGCCGAGAATTATATTAATGTTAGTATTCGTAGTAGTAAGTATATTATTAACGAGGTTGCCGAAAAACACCATGGTGGGGGTCATCAATTAGCCGCGGGAGCTAAAATTTATCAATGAGATGATGTTAAGAAAGTGATCAAAGATTTAGAAGAAGTTATTCGTGATAATAAAATTATTTAA